Part of the Athalia rosae chromosome 2, iyAthRosa1.1, whole genome shotgun sequence genome, TTTTCAAAACGAGGAATTGTTTTACAGCAAAATAGCGCCGAAAATCGGTACCAAACATTTAGCGAAGTGCTACGTGGCCGACATGGGAAGATACGGAAGACCCGTTATCGtccttgaaaatttgaaatcccaAGGTTACAAGGAGGTTGAGAAAAAGCTCGACGAGGAACATTTGACGCTATGGATAAAAGCCATCGGAAGTTTTCACGGCAGAGGTTTGAGATTGAAGAATGAGAATCCGGCGGAGTTCAGAGAGTTTTACGCGAAACTTCAGGAAGCTACTTTCAACGAGGAGAACAGAACGGACATGCCgaatgtatttttgaaaaccgCTCCGTTCAGAGGGTTGAGGCATTTGAAATCCTTGAAAAATCCAGAGGACGAACTCATCGCCAAAATTGAATCGAGACTTGGATCGAATCCCTACGAAATCACCAAGGAACTTGCCACGGAGGTGACagaattttcaaccctttgTCACGGTGACCTCAGCCGAAACCATCTACTCTTCAAGTACGACGCAGAGAATAATCCCGTCGACCTCAAACTCATTGATTGGCAGACCATGAGATATTGTCCCGTAGGAATCGATCTCGGtccgattatttttacaaaccTTGAAGCCGAGGGGAGGGTAGCCAAGGTCAACAGACTGTTGGACATTTACGTGGAAAATGTGGAAAACGAGTTtcctaatttttcgaaagccTCATTGCGGAAGGACGTCGCTTCCAAGTTCCTTTTCGCTTACAACGTAGCCTCCTTTTGCATTCCGTACGTCGACAAGGATCTTCAGGTGAACctaaagaaaagggaaaatttgGAACAATTTGTGGAAGCGGTCTGTTCGTTGGGCGGTGAAGAGGCCGACAAAGAGCTCGCATCTGTTTTATACGACCTCAAAGAACTTGGGACTTTCGATTAGtgaattgttattataatggATGAATTATTACATAAAATTTGTTGGAATGACATGACGAGGTTCGTAGCCAATGAGCTTTTGCTACTTTTCTTCGAAATCTTCAAACGGGTGTCGGTACGTAATAATATTCCCGGGGGGGAAATATTTCTTCCGAATGTCGGCAGAGCAGAACCCCTGATTAATTTATTGACCGTCGCCCGAGGAGTGAGACCctagttttcattttcctgAGGGGATAGAAGGAGCATTACCGATGGATACCGATAGCCGATTCCGGAGGCCGATTTTACTGATCGGGGAAAATCTTATATCTAAACATTATCACCTGCATAcgcattttccttttttttttttttttttttttcgtttttgatttttcatcgaaattatcTCCGTAATTTAAAATTGAGTCAGTCCTCGTCTTGGTTACCTTGCGGGAACGTTATAACTTGCCCATTATACGCTCCCGGAGGTTCTCGGCGTTCCTGTCTGATGGAGTCGAAGATGACGAAGAATATCCCAAGGATGAATAGGAGGAAAATTATGCAGAGGGCTAAATTTGGTCTAGAACAGGTTGGGAGGGCTGCTTCGACTGCGGGGCAGGCGGAATCCGATGCAGAATTCAGGTGGCCTGAATTACAAAGCGATTCTTGTACCGATTCAACTCCACAACCAGCTGATTGTGCAGCTGGTTTCTGACTGCCGCATGACCAAcccatttaattatttaatcgagATAGATATAAGTTTTAAGGTTCGGGGCCGGAAGATACATGAAGTTCACCGCGCAAtgtcgaaatatttttgttcgcATCTCGATggatttattcttttattcagCCTGACGCCAAATTTCGAACATCGGAGTAAAATGATCGTAGATGAACATAATCTCGAATTAAACGTTCGTCGTTCTCACTTATTTGATGAAGATTATCGCGCTTGTAAATATCGCTGTTTTGATAAGAAATCATGAAATCatgaattgaatttgaaaaccaGATGAAAAAAGTCTCTGatcgaattcaaaaaaataaaatgaaaaa contains:
- the LOC105687795 gene encoding uncharacterized protein LOC105687795, whose amino-acid sequence is MASREKDFEFIRELLSEMVHNRCFCEVGSREFVEFDSVRVKPLSFPDKIPVSEIYAAEVTVRFSGEPKIFSIIIKLLPEETEVANSLELFQNEELFYSKIAPKIGTKHLAKCYVADMGRYGRPVIVLENLKSQGYKEVEKKLDEEHLTLWIKAIGSFHGRGLRLKNENPAEFREFYAKLQEATFNEENRTDMPNVFLKTAPFRGLRHLKSLKNPEDELIAKIESRLGSNPYEITKELATEVTEFSTLCHGDLSRNHLLFKYDAENNPVDLKLIDWQTMRYCPVGIDLGPIIFTNLEAEGRVAKVNRLLDIYVENVENEFPNFSKASLRKDVASKFLFAYNVASFCIPYVDKDLQVNLKKRENLEQFVEAVCSLGGEEADKELASVLYDLKELGTFD